The window AAAACTGCCTATACCGTTTTTGGCGATGGAAGTGTCGGTGTGAAGCATTCGTACAACGGAGCTGCCGGCCTGCCGCAAATGCCTTTGTTCGGGTTATCCTTCAAGGTTCCAGCCGATTATGACCAGCTGAAATGGTATGCAATGGGTCCTGAAGAGAATTACTCGGACCGTGCAAAAGGTGCCCGCCTAGGCATTTTTGAAAATAGGGTCCAGGATAACTTGTCCGCCTACCTGATGCCACAGGAATCCGGCAACAGGACTGGGGTCCGCTGGGTGGAAGTTAAAAATGACAACGGCAACGGCATCAAGATTTCATCTGTTACCGAGCCGCTTGAGTGCAATTTCTCGCCGTATACCGCATTCGAACTTGAAAATGCCCAGCATCATTACGAGCTTCCAGACGTCCATTATACAGTGGTCACCGTGGCTGGCAGGCAAATGGGTGTTGGCGGCGATGATTCCTGGGGCGCACCGGTTTATGATGAACATCTAATCCATGCGAACGAGAACCTAGAATTCGAATTTAGGATTCAGCGAATCTAATAGTTGATAGAGTCCCTGAACTTCTTTGGGGACTCTTTCTTCAACAAGCTTTTTATCATTCCTTATCCTAAAAACATGGGATTTCTAATAAAATTCTTTTATTAGAAGAAACTGCGGCAAAAGAACAGCAATTAATCTAATAAACCACTTTTATTAGAAGAAACTGCGGCAAAAGAACAGCAATTAATCTAATAAACCACTTTTATTAGAAGAAACTGCGGCAGAAGGGCAGCGATTAATCTAATAAACCACTTTTATTAGAAGAAACTGTGGCAGAAGGGCAGGGTTTAATCTAATAAACCACTTTTATTAGAAGAAACTGCGGCAAAAGAACAGCAATTAATCTAATAAATTACTTTTACTAAAAGATGCAGAAAAAACTGTGATTCCTCGAATAAAACGAAGGAACTTCCATTAGCGCTATGTTAAATAAGAGCCAAATTGCTCCGGAAAAGGTGATGTTTTGTGAATATACATGTTAATCAAGAAACCAATCAGTTTCACTTAACAAATGGAAAAGTAAGTTACATTTTTCATGTCATGAAAAATGGCCAGCTCGGACATCTATATTACGGAAAGGCACTCAGGCATCGCGGTGATTTTTCCCATCTGCAAACGTATGATGTCCCGACTGCGGCAAGCTGTCATCCATATGCTGACGATCCGGCGTTCAGCCTGGAAACTCTTAGGCAAGAATATCCTGTGTACGGCAGCTCCGATTTCAGGGAGCCTGCACTTTCTCTCAGGAAGCCTGATAAAAACTTTATCCCTGATTTTCGCTATGAAACGTATACCCTGATAGAAGGAAAACCTAATCTTGAAGGGCTGCCTGCAACATATGTTGATAATCCGGCCGATGCCATGACCCTTCAGATTGTTTTGAAAGATACGGGGCTCGATGCGGAGCTGAGGTTGAACTATACGATATTTTCCGATCTGACGGTCATCACGAGGAGCGCTTCGTTGACGAATGGCGGCGGGAACCTACTGGCAATTGATCGCCTGATGAGTGCATCGATTGATTTTCCTGACAAGGACTTCAGAATGGTTCATCTGGCCGGAACATGGTCTCGCGAGCGGCATGTTAAGGAAAGACAGCTAGAAGTTGGCATTCAGTCGATTTCAAGTATCCGCGGGGCAAGCTCACACCATCACAATCCATTTCTGGCCTTGAAGAGGGGTGATGCGACGGAGCATCATGGCGAGGTGTATGGTTTCAACTTCGTCTACAGCTCTAATTTCCTTATGCAGGTTGAGGTGGACCACTATGGAACTTCGAGGCTTACAGCAGGAATCCATCCGTTTGGCTTCGAATGGAGCCTTGGGCCGGGTGAAACTTTTCAGGCACCAGAAGTCGTGATGGTATATTCCGCAGAGGGACTGAACGGGATGAGCCAGGCATTCCACGAACTTTACCGCAGCCACCTTATCCCAAGCAAATGGCGGACCGAAACACGTCCAATTCTTATTAATAACTGGGAAGCTACTTATTTTGATTTTGATGAGGAAAAGCTAGTAAACATTGCCACGTCCGCGCGTGAGTTGGGCATTGAGCTGTTTGTGCTCGACGATGGCTGGTTCGGAAAAAGGAATGATGATACAACCTCATTGGGTGATTGGCATGTTGACGTGAACAAGCTCCCGAATGGTATCGAAAGTCTTGCTAAAAAGATTAACGAAACCGGCATGAAGTTCGGGCTCTGGTTTGAACCGGAAATGATCTCGCCTGCCAGCGACCTGTTCCGGGAACATCCTGAATGGGCTGTCGGTCTAGAGGGGCAGCACCGCACGCTTGGCCGCAACCAGCTTGTTCTTGATTTTACACGGCGGGACATTGTAGATTACATTTTTGAAAAAATGTCCGCAATCATTGAACAGACCGGACTAGCTTATATTAAGTGGGATATGAACCGCAATATTACCGAACCATTCTCGTCAAAACTTGC is drawn from Bacillus sp. FJAT-18017 and contains these coding sequences:
- a CDS encoding alpha-galactosidase yields the protein MNIHVNQETNQFHLTNGKVSYIFHVMKNGQLGHLYYGKALRHRGDFSHLQTYDVPTAASCHPYADDPAFSLETLRQEYPVYGSSDFREPALSLRKPDKNFIPDFRYETYTLIEGKPNLEGLPATYVDNPADAMTLQIVLKDTGLDAELRLNYTIFSDLTVITRSASLTNGGGNLLAIDRLMSASIDFPDKDFRMVHLAGTWSRERHVKERQLEVGIQSISSIRGASSHHHNPFLALKRGDATEHHGEVYGFNFVYSSNFLMQVEVDHYGTSRLTAGIHPFGFEWSLGPGETFQAPEVVMVYSAEGLNGMSQAFHELYRSHLIPSKWRTETRPILINNWEATYFDFDEEKLVNIATSARELGIELFVLDDGWFGKRNDDTTSLGDWHVDVNKLPNGIESLAKKINETGMKFGLWFEPEMISPASDLFREHPEWAVGLEGQHRTLGRNQLVLDFTRRDIVDYIFEKMSAIIEQTGLAYIKWDMNRNITEPFSSKLAPNRQGEFFHRYILGVYDLYERLAKRFPDVLFESCAGGGGRFDPGMMYYAPQAWASDDTDAVERLKIQYGTSFAYPIYSIGSHVSAVPNHQTLRSTPLATRANTAYFGTFGYELDPLKMTEEEREEVKKQVVFYKQHRNLIRDGVFYRLLNPFENNETAWMVVSQDKMEALIGYYKVLATPNGPKHQTLKLHGLNEEFCYTVDGRSYYGDELMQVGLVLPTEFNGVNGREAKRGGDFQSLVFHLTRTEA